The Archocentrus centrarchus isolate MPI-CPG fArcCen1 chromosome 3, fArcCen1, whole genome shotgun sequence sequence ATGATGTCCAGTATCTGCAAAGATGGCACTAAGAGAATAATTCTGTGTCTCTTTAGTCGATGGCGGCCCGAGAAGGTTGTAGGTCTGCACATGCAGCTGACAGGGGCGATGTTGTGTCTCCACGTCGCCTTCCTGCTGTCCAGTCTCCTGGTCCAACGGCTGAAGGAGGACAGCTCATTTTGCCTGGTTCTGGGTCTCTTTTTACACTGGTCCCTGCTGGCCACCCTGACCTGGACTGCTCTGGAGGGGTTCCACCTCTACCTTCTGCTTGTCCGGGTCTTCAACATCTATGTGAGGAGATACCTGCTCAAACTCAGCCTGGTTGGATGGGGTGAGTAGACActgctgctgtaaaacactgtcaCAAAGCTTTAAATGACAATGACCTGCATTAAGTCATATTACTGGGTTTAAGGTCACGCACAATCAGTGTATttacataaaacacatttcagcacAACAGACACTCACCACGGTaacacacaacaacaatcatttgaagtttaaaaaataaacaaaacataaaacgatgctttttgaaaatgggggCACTCGCACACTTTTCCGCGCACGGGCTAATAGATAAACAACAATCACCACGGCAGATTCAGCAGTGCTTCTTACGCTGCTCAGTCCTTTGAACTTAGCCTTTCTTCAACAAAATGTACATTTGCTATACCATCATGTGGATTAGCGGAGATGCATTTCAATCATGTGtcatgtttttgcagttttatgatctagtgttgtgtgcagcagcaatccaACCTCAGTTCACACAAAGGTTCTcacattggccattttgtaaataatgaacagaGTCCCACTGAGTCCCCCTATGCATGTGCGTGCTccataaacaagctttgcaaaaaaaaaaacccacacaccaCCAACTTGTGGTCTGGCAATGGGAACGACATTGTTTTCGTTCCTGAAACATGTCCGTGTAAAAAGGAGGtcgaaacacatcaaaacaacaCCATTTCCACTGGAGACATTGTCGTGTAAACAGTCTGGTGCTCAGAATTAACAAGTCTGATAGAAACTCAGGGGCAAGCCCATCGTTTAAGGCAGCCAGTTAAACAGAGAGAGGTGAAAGGTCGGGACTCGAGCAGCAGTATTAGAACCAGTTACAGCGATCATACTGCCTCACCCCATCACAGAACGATGATTAAGCTGAGATCAAATCAGCCTTCTCTGTTTTCAGGTGTTCCTACACTGGTTGCAGCGATTTGTGGGATTTCAGGTGTTTATGGCAAATACACTCTGAAGGATGCCAACAACACTACAACAGCACACATGTAAGAACCTAAGCAGCGAGCCAGGAGATTTAATTTCTCAGCAAATGcatcctgttttacttttttatgtttttaataacGGGCAGATGCTGGATGAGCAGCGATTTCCCACAAAAGCTTCTTCTAACCAGCTACATCACTACCGTGGCCTTCCCTTTCTTGGTGGTGGTGTTTAATGGATGCATGCTGGGGCTGGTGGTGTTTAAGATGTGGAAGATACGAAAGGATGACAGAGACTTTGGCAGCAACAGCGACTGGAAGAGGATAAACAAAGCGAAAAGAAAGAGGCTGTGGAAGGACAGCGTCACAGTGCTGGGCCTCAGCTGTGTGCTGGGGTTACCGTGGGGGTTAGCCAGCACCACCTACATTTCACTCGCTGGGATCTACGTATTCACAATATTCAACTCCCTTCAAGGTTAGTGTGCACGATCCAAATGTAAAGTACACACTGGATCATTTTCTGGATGAACTGACAaagtttttttctctcctcaggtgtgtttgtgttcctgtgGTCTGTGGCTTTGACCTGGTCACAGTCTCGAGGTGTAAACAACTCATCGGTCAGAGACTCTTCCTCTCAGAAAATGATGACTACCAGTTTCAACAACTGATATTAGCAGTCGAGACGAAGGCATTATCCATGACCTATATTAGGTTTGGCTTCTGTTGATATGCAGTTCAGTATAACTAACagtatataaatgtatatattttgatgttttgtttcttcttttatgTGTCAGTGTTGTATataaattttgaaaaaataCAATGGTGATTCTTATGATTTTAGTATTTTCAGAAATGAACAGGCAAAGGTTATCAATAATTTACTGATGAAGCTCTTAATAAAAAAAGCTGTTAATGAGTCGCACATCTGAATTCTTTATACTGCTCATTGGGTAAGTTCCTGTGTATCCATCCCACACACTACAGAATTTACTGTTATTAGCAGGTCATTGCagatcagtcagtcagtgataCAGCTCCTGGTATTTTCTTCAtgcttgacattttttttattgagtatAGATTGATTGATAAAGACCTGTTAGGttggttttgattttgtttcatACAGACTAATGATCACCTTTAGCACTGACTACAGCCATATTGGATTATTTTGGTAGGTTTAGGAACCTAAAACTAACACTCAGAGAA is a genomic window containing:
- the LOC115778062 gene encoding adhesion G protein-coupled receptor G3-like codes for the protein MWVTLFLITIICFSASGADFCESVLRECVQTGASWTRCYEDRIATCRPKGRSMPGLKHLTVDSLQEANVSPTFQHRVHIPSSALQRSRGNVSEVLVVASVINSTYFKLSPPRRSRLGQFHRREGVVFRGSVLSVRAGNVTLIDLPQPIKLIFSHDKEVENGTCVFWQESGTKDGTGYWSVEGCETTKTAEEFICSCNHLSFFAVLVNPKISVKKSDAEKLSYITYAGSGLSALFTFISLIIYICLHRWRPEKVVGLHMQLTGAMLCLHVAFLLSSLLVQRLKEDSSFCLVLGLFLHWSLLATLTWTALEGFHLYLLLVRVFNIYVRRYLLKLSLVGWGVPTLVAAICGISGVYGKYTLKDANNTTTAHICWMSSDFPQKLLLTSYITTVAFPFLVVVFNGCMLGLVVFKMWKIRKDDRDFGSNSDWKRINKAKRKRLWKDSVTVLGLSCVLGLPWGLASTTYISLAGIYVFTIFNSLQGVFVFLWSVALTWSQSRGVNNSSVRDSSSQKMMTTSFNN